One part of the Podarcis muralis chromosome 3, rPodMur119.hap1.1, whole genome shotgun sequence genome encodes these proteins:
- the NHSL1 gene encoding NHS-like protein 1 isoform X6 gives MKKESASKSFRFKHNPGSLSRAVSWINFSTLSKQTKRLFRSDGELTSICGQQVEEDESWTYRPQHRNAVSNLDEESRWTVHYTAPWHQQENVFLPTSRPPCVEDLHRQAKLNLKSVLRECDKLRRDGYRSSQYYSQGPTFSSSSSAICGSHHDDYEEIEQKCSTPSPEEEKLISIKRPKTPVSNEFSDINTQTNWTKSLPLPTPEEKMRQQAQAVQTDVIPINVTVGTGKNDFRGHSLCVPDHYSTLGRLDSYLSSMQQSDTKDSGCQTEEVKVVPPSVRRIRAQKGQGIAAQMSQLSSSSGNMSVMSDSAGVVFASRLNNDLGFHSLPRSGARVSLQFLERRHSLSKSTEDGALSHQISKLQVDDSIDHMRNNSRTGMLQRPKSQEVKGSESDQTESLACMVSPHSMYSTSIIPNATLSSSSEVIVIHTTQSAGAMDSKITHPSSYTKPRDNLVVNSMVGTKDQQHSSSGTWSETSSTHHSRSSGTAVSSNAAMVLSLGDSGVSLTGAGAVENAPQSVTYSSRNNLSFPTHSQDSDSRSESNYSVDKTQSQVQNSTEHCGLKHSGKEEVLLHKLNCATPGCSTPVSNLSTSSLERVSAKEDSSSLYSVDHDGYYTSMHMDSGLKSGKTCNSNNGFGNPRHSVINVFDGTEKKSLGDLSNYSDKSLSRSISFKKAKKPPLPPSRTDSLRRIPKKKTQSNGQVLDDMLIASLQHSLQLNLKCKNGSSPSQSPCSDYDDPWVLRSRSQSSVSASSSMMSGTGLNMYSICTVTPSQSETSSIRSEYADQWGYYSDCPGMPEDQLKSPVVHSANAGPRLNDYNVSRLNDGSRASTPQVPSGLAKPKTTSPEKPHRVTSPSSGYSSQSNTPTAVTPVPVIQKSMSTGNGKPKMKPKVPERKSSLLSSVSVSSSSTSLSSNTSAEGSGSVKKSDSGPSFPLVSSPDSSEYLLPPPPPPSTDVMDLPPPPGSPNFPPPPPEAVINISFSQSIPWFNYLPQDPSLDHFSPSSPPVPSPPLPPPVPSSVPPPAPPLDPKLTKGAYKNAPCSFKKYNQEGSSHSTIKRASLKKEDPARPSMPLVTTQALQMVQLRSVKKTVVSEVEQPGESTSDINSQEKSTDVLSGQLPIKPGVTVGHCDSLEEGEVKPHGAFDNTFVYSPNQRSYPGLCGNYELSSGTMPGNAGSLANSFASDLPPASVEEAAQGFCSDLASSSLEGQPGCLNKPQGVSPNKKPPPVSKKPKLFLIVPPPQPDVTAEKIAGVGETVRIAPGDAAIAQYSQAEDYPTDGLCSYEMDSGSLVPEGGAAGSTSCETLEASVSALQPKQEEQPSLCERSSSNRIGDSVSRGDGHASQGDESADGFESDAANSFLLQSPSYGEDSEVVAVPTRPRTTEDLFAAIHRSKRKVLGRKDSEDDHTRNHSPSPPVTPTGASPNLASLKQAGSIQRNIRKSSTSNDNFKALLLKKGSRSDTNSRMSAAEMLKNTDPRFQRAKADSSWDPTDSSTSCSPTKSRRAQEEWAKSEGLMPRSLSFSSARYGRSRTPPSAASSKYNVRNRIQSSPMTVISEGDVEPFEPAESRTCRSLDEEQFDVFDSDEMDINEDVGSSENSTTHPDLITG, from the exons TGTTCGACCCCTTCTCCTGAGGAGGAGAAGCTCATTAGCATCAAGAGACCCAAAACACCAGTTTCAAATGAATTCTCTGATATCAACACTCAAACAAATTGGACCAAATCACTTCCATTGCCAACCCCGGAGGAGAAAATGCGACAACAGGCTCAAGCAGTCCAAACTGATGTTATACCTATTAACGTAACTG TTGGCACTGGTAAAAACGACTTCCGTGGCCATTCATTATGCGTCCCTGACCACTATTCCACACTAGGAAGGCTTGATAGCTATCTCTCTTCCATGCAGCAGTCTGACACCAAGGACTCCGGCTGTCAGACGGAGGAAGTCAAAGTGGTGCCACCTTCAGTCAGGCGAATACGTGCCCAGAAAGGTCAAGGAATTGCAGCCCAGATGTCACAGTTGTCCAGTTCTTCTGGAAACATGTCTGTGATGAGTGATTCCGCTGGGGTTGTGTTTGCCTCCCGCCTAAACAATGACCTGGGTTTTCATAGTCTACCTCGGTCTGGGGCAAGGGTGTCCCTACAGTTCCTGGAACGTAGACATAGCCTGTCTAAGTCAACAGAAGATGGAGCACTGTCACACCAGATAAGCAAACTGCAAGTGGATGATAGCATAGACCACATGAGGAACAACAGTAGGACAGGTATGCTTCAAAGGCCAAAGTCCCAAGAGGTAAAGGGCTCTGAGAGTGACCAAACAGAAAGTCTAGCATGCATGGTCTCTCCACATAGTATGTATTCAACCAGCATTATACCAAATGCAACCCTATCATCCTCTTCAGAGGTTATTGTGATTCACACCACACAGAGTGCGGGCGCGATGGATAGTAAAATCACCCACCCTTCTTCATATACAAAACCTAGAGACAATCTTGTTGTCAACAGCATGGTAGGCACAAAAGATCAACAGCATTCCTCTAGTGGGACCTGGAGCGAGACCAGTTCAACACATCACTCGCGTTCCTCAGGCACTGCTGTTTCATCAAATGCTGCAATGGTGCTCAGTCTTGGAGATTCAGGAGTCTCTCTCACCGGTGCAGGAGCTGTGGAAAATGCCCCTCAAAGTGTGACCTACAGCAGTAGGAATAATCTCAGTTTTCCAACGCACTCTCAGGACAGTGACAGTAGGAGTGAATCAAATTACTCTGTTGACAAAACACAGAGCCAGGTTCAGAACAGCACAGAACACTGTGGTTTGAAGCACTCTGGAAAGGAAGAGGTGTTGTTACACAAACTAAACTGTGCCACTCCAGGCTGCTCCACGCCTGTGAGCAACTTGAGtaccagcagccttgaaagagTCTCTGCCAAAGAAGACTCAAGCTCTTTATATTCTGTGGACCATGATGGCTATTACACTTCCATGCACATGGACTCGGGACTCAAGTCTGGCAAAACTTGCAATAGCAATAACGGCTTTGGAAACCCCAGGCACAGTGTCATTAATGTGTTTGATGGCACCGAGAAGAAATCTCTGGGAGACTTGTCAAATTACAGCGACAAATCCCTCTCACGAAGCATATCCTTTAAAAAGGCAAAGAAACCGCCTCTGCCGCCATCCCGAACAGACTCTCTTAGAAGGATCCCCAAGAAGAAAACTCAGTCCAATGGGCAGGTATTGGATGACATGTTGATTGCTAGCCTCCAACACTCCCTACAGTTGAACCTCAAGTGCAAAAATGGCAGCTCACCATCTCAAAGCCCCTGCAGTGATTATGATGACCCTTGGGTGCTACGCTCTCGTAGTCAGAGCTCGGTGAGCGCCAGTAGCAGCATGATGTCTGGAACAGGCCTGAACATGTACTCCATCTGCACTGTCACACCCTCCCAGAGTGAGACAAGCAGCATCAGGTCAGAGTATGCTGACCAGTGGGGCTACTACAGCGATTGTCCTGGGATGCCGGAGGATCAGCTGAAATCCCCAGTAGTTCATTCGGCTAATGCTGGACCCAGGCTAAATGATTATAACGTCAGCCGCCTTAACGATGGGTCAAGGGCTTCTACACCACAGGTGCCCAGCGGGTTGGCCAAACCAAAGACCACTTCTCCAGAAAAGCCACATAGGGTTACATCACCATCTAGTGGGTATTCTAGCCAATCCAACACACCCACAGCAGTTACACCAGTGCCTGTCATTCAGAAATCTATGTCAACAGGAAACGGGAAACCCAAGATGAAACCTAAAGTGCCTGAAAGAAAGTCATCCCTTCTGTCTTCAGTTTCAGTGTCTTCCTCCTCCACATCCCTCTCTTCTAATACATCTGCTGAAGGGAGTGGGAGTGTGAAGAAATCTGACTCTGGCCCAAGCTTCCCTCTGGTTTCGTCTCCAGACTCTTCTGAGTAccttcttccaccaccaccacctccctcaACAGATGTTATGGATCTGCCGCCTCCCCCTGGATCTCCCAACTTCCCACCGCCTCCACCAGAAGCGGTTATAAACATATCGTTTTCTCAAAGTATCCCATGGTTTAATTACCTACCGCAAGACCCTTCGTTGGATCATTTCTCTCCCTCGTCACCTCCTGTGCCATCTcctccccttccacctcctgtcccttCTTCAGTTCCTCCACCAGCACCCCCCTTGGACCCCAAACTCACAAAAGGTGCATATAAAAATGCACCATGTTCTTTCAAGAAATATAATCAGGAAGGTTCTTCTCACAGTACAATAAAGAGAGCTTCCTTGAAAAAGGAGGATCCCGCCAGGCCTTCAATGCCTCTAGTAACCACCCAAGCACTGCAAATGGTACAGCTGAGGTCCGTGAAGAAAACTGTGGTGTCAGAGGTTGAACAGCCAGGTGAATCTACTTCTGACATAAATTCTCAGGAAAAATCAACTGATGTGCTTTCAGGACAGCTGCCTATAAAACCAGGTGTAACAGTAGGACACTGCGACAGCCTGGAAGAAGGTGAAGTGAAACCCCATGGTGCTTTTGACAATACCTTTGTTTACAGTCCTAATCAGAGATCTTATCCAGGACTCTGTGGTAACTATGAACTTTCGAGTGGTACAATGCCTGGAAATGCAGGCAGTCTAGCTAATTCCTTTGCCAGTGATTTACCACCAGCCAGTGTTGAAGAAGCAGCACAGGGTTTTTGCTCTGATCTTGCAAGCTCATCTCTTGAGGGACAGCCAGGATGTCTCAACAAGCCTCAGGGTGTATCGCCAAACAAGAAGCCGCCACCTgtttcaaagaaacccaaactgTTCCTGATTGTGCCACCCCCACAACCCGATGTTACAGCAGAAAAAATAGCTGGAGTGGGTGAAACAGTCAGAATCGCTCCAGGGGATGCTGCCATTGCACAGTACAGCCAGGCTGAGGATTATCCTACAGATGGACTCTGCTCCTATGAAATGGACTCTGGCAGCCTGGTTCCAGAAGGAGGAGCTGCAGGTTCCACCTCCTGTGAGACACTGGAAGCCAGCGTTTCTGCGCTGCAGCCCAAGCAGGAGGAGCAGCCTTCCTTGTGCGAACGAAGCAGTTCCAACAGAATTGGAGACAGTGTCTCTAGAGGAGACGGGCATGCATCTCAAGGGGATGAAAGTG CTGATGGGTTTGAATCAGATGCAGCAAACAGCTTTTTACTGCAAAGCCCTAGTTATGGAGAAGACAGTGAGGTGGTGGCAGTGCCAACCAGACCAAGGACTACTGAGGATCTTTTTGCAGCCATTCACAG ATCCAAAAGGAAAGTCCTTGGCCGCAAAGACTCTGAGGATGATCATACCCGAAATCATTCGCCATCACCCCCTGTTACACCCACTGGTGCTTCTCCAAATCTGGCTTCCCTTAAACAGGCAGGATCAATTCAAAGAAATATTCGCAAAAGTAGCACCAGCAATGACAACTTCAAGGCACTACTGCTTAAAAAAGGGAGCCGTTCAGATACCAATTCTCGCATGTCAGCAGCAGAGATGCTAAAAAACACAGACCCAAGGTTTCAAAGAGCCAAGGCGGATTCTTCCTGGGACCCCACTGACAGTAGCACAAGTTGTTCTCCTACCAAGAGCAGACGGGCCCAGGAAGAATGGGCCAAGAGCGAAGGCCTGATGCCAAGAAGTCTGTCCTTTTCCAGCGCCAGGTACGGCAGGTCTCGAACCCCCCCATCTGCTGCAAGTAGCAAATACAATGTTCGAAACAGGATCCAGAGTAGCCCTATGACTGTTATCAGCGAGGGAGATGTGGAACCATTTGAACCTGCAGAAAGCAGAACTTGTAGGTCTTTAGACGAGGAACAATTTGATGTGTTTGACAGTGATGAAATGGACATTAATGAAGATGTGGGCTCCAGTGAGAACAGTACAACTCACCCAGACTTGATAACTGGTTGA
- the NHSL1 gene encoding NHS-like protein 1 isoform X3, with amino-acid sequence MKKESASKSFRFKHNPGSLSRAVSWINFSTLSKQTKRLFRSDGELTSICGQQVEEDESWTYRPQHRNAVSNLDEESRWTVHYTAPWHQQENVFLPTSRPPCVEDLHRQAKLNLKSVLRECDKLRRDGYRSSQYYSQGPTFSSSSSAICGSHHDDYEEIEQKCSTPSPEEEKLISIKRPKTPVSNEFSDINTQTNWTKSLPLPTPEEKMRQQAQAVQTDVIPINVTGENFDRQASIRRSLIYTDTVVRRPKKVKRRKTITGVPDNIQRELVGTGKNDFRGHSLCVPDHYSTLGRLDSYLSSMQQSDTKDSGCQTEEVKVVPPSVRRIRAQKGQGIAAQMSQLSSSSGNMSVMSDSAGVVFASRLNNDLGFHSLPRSGARVSLQFLERRHSLSKSTEDGALSHQISKLQVDDSIDHMRNNSRTGMLQRPKSQEVKGSESDQTESLACMVSPHSMYSTSIIPNATLSSSSEVIVIHTTQSAGAMDSKITHPSSYTKPRDNLVVNSMVGTKDQQHSSSGTWSETSSTHHSRSSGTAVSSNAAMVLSLGDSGVSLTGAGAVENAPQSVTYSSRNNLSFPTHSQDSDSRSESNYSVDKTQSQVQNSTEHCGLKHSGKEEVLLHKLNCATPGCSTPVSNLSTSSLERVSAKEDSSSLYSVDHDGYYTSMHMDSGLKSGKTCNSNNGFGNPRHSVINVFDGTEKKSLGDLSNYSDKSLSRSISFKKAKKPPLPPSRTDSLRRIPKKKTQSNGQVLDDMLIASLQHSLQLNLKCKNGSSPSQSPCSDYDDPWVLRSRSQSSVSASSSMMSGTGLNMYSICTVTPSQSETSSIRSEYADQWGYYSDCPGMPEDQLKSPVVHSANAGPRLNDYNVSRLNDGSRASTPQVPSGLAKPKTTSPEKPHRVTSPSSGYSSQSNTPTAVTPVPVIQKSMSTGNGKPKMKPKVPERKSSLLSSVSVSSSSTSLSSNTSAEGSGSVKKSDSGPSFPLVSSPDSSEYLLPPPPPPSTDVMDLPPPPGSPNFPPPPPEAVINISFSQSIPWFNYLPQDPSLDHFSPSSPPVPSPPLPPPVPSSVPPPAPPLDPKLTKGAYKNAPCSFKKYNQEGSSHSTIKRASLKKEDPARPSMPLVTTQALQMVQLRSVKKTVVSEVEQPGESTSDINSQEKSTDVLSGQLPIKPGVTVGHCDSLEEGEVKPHGAFDNTFVYSPNQRSYPGLCGNYELSSGTMPGNAGSLANSFASDLPPASVEEAAQGFCSDLASSSLEGQPGCLNKPQGVSPNKKPPPVSKKPKLFLIVPPPQPDVTAEKIAGVGETVRIAPGDAAIAQYSQAEDYPTDGLCSYEMDSGSLVPEGGAAGSTSCETLEASVSALQPKQEEQPSLCERSSSNRIGDSVSRGDGHASQGDESADGFESDAANSFLLQSPSYGEDSEVVAVPTRPRTTEDLFAAIHRSKRKVLGRKDSEDDHTRNHSPSPPVTPTGASPNLASLKQAGSIQRNIRKSSTSNDNFKALLLKKGSRSDTNSRMSAAEMLKNTDPRFQRAKADSSWDPTDSSTSCSPTKSRRAQEEWAKSEGLMPRSLSFSSARYGRSRTPPSAASSKYNVRNRIQSSPMTVISEGDVEPFEPAESRTCRSLDEEQFDVFDSDEMDINEDVGSSENSTTHPDLITG; translated from the exons TGTTCGACCCCTTCTCCTGAGGAGGAGAAGCTCATTAGCATCAAGAGACCCAAAACACCAGTTTCAAATGAATTCTCTGATATCAACACTCAAACAAATTGGACCAAATCACTTCCATTGCCAACCCCGGAGGAGAAAATGCGACAACAGGCTCAAGCAGTCCAAACTGATGTTATACCTATTAACGTAACTG GGGAGAATTTTGACCGCCAAGCCAGCATACGGAGGTCTCTAATTTACACAGATACTGTGGTAAGGCGGCCGAAGAAAGTGAAAAGGAGAAAGACTATTACAGGAGTCCCTGACAACATCCAAAGAGAGCTAG TTGGCACTGGTAAAAACGACTTCCGTGGCCATTCATTATGCGTCCCTGACCACTATTCCACACTAGGAAGGCTTGATAGCTATCTCTCTTCCATGCAGCAGTCTGACACCAAGGACTCCGGCTGTCAGACGGAGGAAGTCAAAGTGGTGCCACCTTCAGTCAGGCGAATACGTGCCCAGAAAGGTCAAGGAATTGCAGCCCAGATGTCACAGTTGTCCAGTTCTTCTGGAAACATGTCTGTGATGAGTGATTCCGCTGGGGTTGTGTTTGCCTCCCGCCTAAACAATGACCTGGGTTTTCATAGTCTACCTCGGTCTGGGGCAAGGGTGTCCCTACAGTTCCTGGAACGTAGACATAGCCTGTCTAAGTCAACAGAAGATGGAGCACTGTCACACCAGATAAGCAAACTGCAAGTGGATGATAGCATAGACCACATGAGGAACAACAGTAGGACAGGTATGCTTCAAAGGCCAAAGTCCCAAGAGGTAAAGGGCTCTGAGAGTGACCAAACAGAAAGTCTAGCATGCATGGTCTCTCCACATAGTATGTATTCAACCAGCATTATACCAAATGCAACCCTATCATCCTCTTCAGAGGTTATTGTGATTCACACCACACAGAGTGCGGGCGCGATGGATAGTAAAATCACCCACCCTTCTTCATATACAAAACCTAGAGACAATCTTGTTGTCAACAGCATGGTAGGCACAAAAGATCAACAGCATTCCTCTAGTGGGACCTGGAGCGAGACCAGTTCAACACATCACTCGCGTTCCTCAGGCACTGCTGTTTCATCAAATGCTGCAATGGTGCTCAGTCTTGGAGATTCAGGAGTCTCTCTCACCGGTGCAGGAGCTGTGGAAAATGCCCCTCAAAGTGTGACCTACAGCAGTAGGAATAATCTCAGTTTTCCAACGCACTCTCAGGACAGTGACAGTAGGAGTGAATCAAATTACTCTGTTGACAAAACACAGAGCCAGGTTCAGAACAGCACAGAACACTGTGGTTTGAAGCACTCTGGAAAGGAAGAGGTGTTGTTACACAAACTAAACTGTGCCACTCCAGGCTGCTCCACGCCTGTGAGCAACTTGAGtaccagcagccttgaaagagTCTCTGCCAAAGAAGACTCAAGCTCTTTATATTCTGTGGACCATGATGGCTATTACACTTCCATGCACATGGACTCGGGACTCAAGTCTGGCAAAACTTGCAATAGCAATAACGGCTTTGGAAACCCCAGGCACAGTGTCATTAATGTGTTTGATGGCACCGAGAAGAAATCTCTGGGAGACTTGTCAAATTACAGCGACAAATCCCTCTCACGAAGCATATCCTTTAAAAAGGCAAAGAAACCGCCTCTGCCGCCATCCCGAACAGACTCTCTTAGAAGGATCCCCAAGAAGAAAACTCAGTCCAATGGGCAGGTATTGGATGACATGTTGATTGCTAGCCTCCAACACTCCCTACAGTTGAACCTCAAGTGCAAAAATGGCAGCTCACCATCTCAAAGCCCCTGCAGTGATTATGATGACCCTTGGGTGCTACGCTCTCGTAGTCAGAGCTCGGTGAGCGCCAGTAGCAGCATGATGTCTGGAACAGGCCTGAACATGTACTCCATCTGCACTGTCACACCCTCCCAGAGTGAGACAAGCAGCATCAGGTCAGAGTATGCTGACCAGTGGGGCTACTACAGCGATTGTCCTGGGATGCCGGAGGATCAGCTGAAATCCCCAGTAGTTCATTCGGCTAATGCTGGACCCAGGCTAAATGATTATAACGTCAGCCGCCTTAACGATGGGTCAAGGGCTTCTACACCACAGGTGCCCAGCGGGTTGGCCAAACCAAAGACCACTTCTCCAGAAAAGCCACATAGGGTTACATCACCATCTAGTGGGTATTCTAGCCAATCCAACACACCCACAGCAGTTACACCAGTGCCTGTCATTCAGAAATCTATGTCAACAGGAAACGGGAAACCCAAGATGAAACCTAAAGTGCCTGAAAGAAAGTCATCCCTTCTGTCTTCAGTTTCAGTGTCTTCCTCCTCCACATCCCTCTCTTCTAATACATCTGCTGAAGGGAGTGGGAGTGTGAAGAAATCTGACTCTGGCCCAAGCTTCCCTCTGGTTTCGTCTCCAGACTCTTCTGAGTAccttcttccaccaccaccacctccctcaACAGATGTTATGGATCTGCCGCCTCCCCCTGGATCTCCCAACTTCCCACCGCCTCCACCAGAAGCGGTTATAAACATATCGTTTTCTCAAAGTATCCCATGGTTTAATTACCTACCGCAAGACCCTTCGTTGGATCATTTCTCTCCCTCGTCACCTCCTGTGCCATCTcctccccttccacctcctgtcccttCTTCAGTTCCTCCACCAGCACCCCCCTTGGACCCCAAACTCACAAAAGGTGCATATAAAAATGCACCATGTTCTTTCAAGAAATATAATCAGGAAGGTTCTTCTCACAGTACAATAAAGAGAGCTTCCTTGAAAAAGGAGGATCCCGCCAGGCCTTCAATGCCTCTAGTAACCACCCAAGCACTGCAAATGGTACAGCTGAGGTCCGTGAAGAAAACTGTGGTGTCAGAGGTTGAACAGCCAGGTGAATCTACTTCTGACATAAATTCTCAGGAAAAATCAACTGATGTGCTTTCAGGACAGCTGCCTATAAAACCAGGTGTAACAGTAGGACACTGCGACAGCCTGGAAGAAGGTGAAGTGAAACCCCATGGTGCTTTTGACAATACCTTTGTTTACAGTCCTAATCAGAGATCTTATCCAGGACTCTGTGGTAACTATGAACTTTCGAGTGGTACAATGCCTGGAAATGCAGGCAGTCTAGCTAATTCCTTTGCCAGTGATTTACCACCAGCCAGTGTTGAAGAAGCAGCACAGGGTTTTTGCTCTGATCTTGCAAGCTCATCTCTTGAGGGACAGCCAGGATGTCTCAACAAGCCTCAGGGTGTATCGCCAAACAAGAAGCCGCCACCTgtttcaaagaaacccaaactgTTCCTGATTGTGCCACCCCCACAACCCGATGTTACAGCAGAAAAAATAGCTGGAGTGGGTGAAACAGTCAGAATCGCTCCAGGGGATGCTGCCATTGCACAGTACAGCCAGGCTGAGGATTATCCTACAGATGGACTCTGCTCCTATGAAATGGACTCTGGCAGCCTGGTTCCAGAAGGAGGAGCTGCAGGTTCCACCTCCTGTGAGACACTGGAAGCCAGCGTTTCTGCGCTGCAGCCCAAGCAGGAGGAGCAGCCTTCCTTGTGCGAACGAAGCAGTTCCAACAGAATTGGAGACAGTGTCTCTAGAGGAGACGGGCATGCATCTCAAGGGGATGAAAGTG CTGATGGGTTTGAATCAGATGCAGCAAACAGCTTTTTACTGCAAAGCCCTAGTTATGGAGAAGACAGTGAGGTGGTGGCAGTGCCAACCAGACCAAGGACTACTGAGGATCTTTTTGCAGCCATTCACAG ATCCAAAAGGAAAGTCCTTGGCCGCAAAGACTCTGAGGATGATCATACCCGAAATCATTCGCCATCACCCCCTGTTACACCCACTGGTGCTTCTCCAAATCTGGCTTCCCTTAAACAGGCAGGATCAATTCAAAGAAATATTCGCAAAAGTAGCACCAGCAATGACAACTTCAAGGCACTACTGCTTAAAAAAGGGAGCCGTTCAGATACCAATTCTCGCATGTCAGCAGCAGAGATGCTAAAAAACACAGACCCAAGGTTTCAAAGAGCCAAGGCGGATTCTTCCTGGGACCCCACTGACAGTAGCACAAGTTGTTCTCCTACCAAGAGCAGACGGGCCCAGGAAGAATGGGCCAAGAGCGAAGGCCTGATGCCAAGAAGTCTGTCCTTTTCCAGCGCCAGGTACGGCAGGTCTCGAACCCCCCCATCTGCTGCAAGTAGCAAATACAATGTTCGAAACAGGATCCAGAGTAGCCCTATGACTGTTATCAGCGAGGGAGATGTGGAACCATTTGAACCTGCAGAAAGCAGAACTTGTAGGTCTTTAGACGAGGAACAATTTGATGTGTTTGACAGTGATGAAATGGACATTAATGAAGATGTGGGCTCCAGTGAGAACAGTACAACTCACCCAGACTTGATAACTGGTTGA